The following is a genomic window from Chryseobacterium sp. StRB126.
TGCAGCTACATTTTTATTAAAGAAGTCTTTAAATTTTTTGATGGTAAGCATTTTATCTCCCATTTTAAAAATCATAGATCTATCGTCTTCATCAAGCTGATTAATCAAATGCAGCTTCTCAAAGTCCGGTTTATCCTCTATGGTTATTTCTTCAGGAATAATATTTTCATAGTTCAGGATCTGATCTGTAGTCAGATTAAAAAGCTTTGAAAGCTTCAGGAGTTCCTCTACAGATAACTCTCTATGACCATTTTCCAGCTTATTATAATTGCTGTTGCCAATGCCGAGATGTGCAGAAACTCCGTTGCGCAAAATCTCCCGACTTTGAGCTGATAAAATTCAGAAAAATATTACGTTTATTGATGCAGATGTTAATATAGAACTACGAAACCCTCAAGCTGCCACACGAATCCTTTCGTGTGGCAGTTTTGATATTGACCAATATAAGAACCCCACTTCAGCAGATGGATTATAAATACAACATCCGGGGCTGGCTGACCAAGATCAATGATCCTGCTAGCCTGAATGGGAAATTATTTGGGTATGAAATAAAGTACAACAATCCATTAAACCCTACCAAATCACCAGGCCGATTTAATGGTAATATTGCAGAAGTAGACTGGAGAAATTCTTCGGAAGACGTTCTGAAAAGATATAATTATGAATATGATCCTCTGAACCGCTTAAGAAATGGCTTCTACTCGGAGCCTAATGCCACTAATCCTTCTAATGGTAATTTTGATGAATATCTTACCTATGATCTGAATGGGAATATCAATACTTTGAAAAGAAAAGCTAATTCCTGTATCAGGCGGCACTTCTACTTTGGTAGATGATCTTGAATATAAATACACCGGAAACCGCTTAAATCAGGTGATAGAATCTGCCATGAATGATACAGGGTATGAAGGGGGAAATAATATCATTGATTATGATGCCAATGGGAATATGACCAATATGAATGATAAAAACATCAATTCTATTGGTTATAATTATCTTAATTTATCCCATCAGTTTTCCATCAGTCAGAAGCTTTTGGGATGGACTTATAATACCAATATAAGTCACTTATATCGTGCAGACGGAACCAAACTTAGAACAACTAAGTACAATGCAAGGGAGGGTGATATAGGCAAAACAACGATGATTGATTATCTTGATGGTTTTCAGTACCGCTATTATGACAATGGGTTAATCGGAGGTCCTGTGTTATTAGATAAAACCAGTTTTGCTTATGAAGAACAGGCTTATAAGAGTACACAGGATGCTTTAATACCTGGATCTATATCCTGGAAACTGGATTTTGTACCCACAGCAGAAGGTTTTTATAGTTTCACAGAAAACCGTTATATTTACCAGTATAAAGATCACTTAGGGAATACAAGGGTGAGTTTTGCTAAAAACAGCGCAGGAGTTCTTGAGGTTACAGATACAAACAACTATTACCCTTTTGGATTGAATCATATCGGAGGAATTAAAGGACAGTTAGGTAGTTATAAGAATTACAAGTACAACGGAAAGGAGCTTCAAGAGACCGGTATGTATGATTATGGAGCGAGAGTGTATATGCCTGACTTGGGAAGATGGGGTGTTGTAGATCCGCTGGCGGAGAAGATGACAAGACATAGTCCTTATAATTATGCATTCAATAATCCTTTGAGATTTATTGATCCGGATGGAAGAGAAGCCAAAGATATTTTTAAATGGGATAATTTAGGGAAATTGACAAAAGTTGCAGATTCAAATACAGATGTGATATATGCGGAAAATCAATTTGAGAAAGATGGTAAGACTTTAAAAACTGATGCAAAAGGTGTTGAAGTTGGAGAAAAGGGTTATGTGGAAGCAAATAGGCAAGAAATTTCTTTATCTGAAAAATTTACAGATCGTCAAGGAAAAAGTTCCAATACTCTAACAACATTAAGTTTCTATAATAATCAAGAAAAAGCAACAGAAGTTGCAGAATATATGTATAGTAATGGAACTAATGAATTTTCGAACTCTACATATACTTCTAGTAAAGGAGGATTTTCGGTTGTATCAACTTTAGGATTACCTTCAAAAACATTTGTTGACCCGAAACAATACATGAAGAATTTTAATATTAATGGTGATTCATTTTATTCTAGTAAATTAACTAGCCATGATCATAATCATCCAAGTAATTATCTTCCAAGTGGATATATGTTTAATATGAGGGATAATAAATATATTCCAAGGAGATCAGATGTAGAAGGTGCTAGAGGAAAGATGGATTATCATAATACTATAGATCCAGATTTTAAAGATGTTAAATTTAGAACCTATTTAAAAGGTAAATACATGAACTATAATTCTACAACAGCCTATTATGATTAGAAAAAAAATTCTTTTAATTTGTTTTTGTTTATTATGTATGATTGTTTATTCTCAGAGCATGACAAAAAGAAAGGAAATTCTAAATCCTTTTATAAATGCTTTTTATGAATATATTTTAAAAAAAGATGTTAATCTTAAAAATAATTTTTTAACAATAATATGTATTGGAGACGAATTAAAAAATAAAAATATAGATTTGGATCTTAGTACAGGAGACATGGATTCAAATCTAAAGAAAAACGATTCTTTTAAGAGAAAAATTATTAAGTATGGAAATGTTAAAATTTTACTTGTAGGCAAAAATAATTGTGATATTAATTTTTTAATAAAAACAATTAAAAAAACAACAAAAGTTTACGTAAATAAAAATCCAAATATAAATAATGTGAGTTTTTTTGATGAAGAATATGTTTGGAGCTTACTATTTAATAATAAGAATGAGTTAGTAGATTTTTATCTTCCTGAAGAAAAAGATAATGCGTATAAAATATTTAATGATATAAAAGATAAAATTAAAATTGGAAGAGATTTTAAGGATATAGGATACAATAATTAGTAATTTATTCAAAGCTACCACACGAAGGGATTCGTGTGGTAGCTTTATTCACAATTATTAATATTTATTAGTATAAAGATCACTTAGGAAATACAAGGGTAAGTTTTGCTAAAAACAGCGCAGGAGTTCTTGAGGTTACAGATACCAATAATTATTACCCTTTTGGATTGAATCATATAGGAGGACAAAAAGGTTTAATAGGTGGGTATAGGAGCTACAAGTATAATGGTAAAGAATTGCAGGAGACTGGGATGTATGATTATGGGACAAGATTCTATATGGCAGATATTGGGAGATGGGGAGTTGTTGATCCACTAGCAGAGAAGTCAACACGCTGGTCGCCATATGTTTACGCCTTTGATAATCCAGTGCGTTACATTGACCCTGATGGAAGGCAGAATAAGGATGTAATTATTACAGGAAATAAATCTCAAGAAGCACTTCAGCAATTACAAGCTTCTGTAAAAGGACAACTTGAATTATCAATGGATAGCAATGGAAAAGTAACAGCAGTTCAAATGTCTGATGGAAAATTGTCAAAAGGTGCAAGTGATTTATTACTTGCTACAGTTGATAGAGGTGTTACCGTAAATGTTTCTGCAACTGATAACGATTTTGTTTCAACCGGAGCAGCGCCATTATTAGGTTCTTTTATGGGAAATGAATTTACAGGTGGAAGTTCTGATTTTCCTACGGTTTCTACTCATCAAGAATTGAATGCAGATGCATTAACAAATTTAGATAATCTTAATAATGTTTCTGGAAGATCTACACTTCATGAAACTACAGAATCTTATATCGGTGGGAAATTATCTCAATCTTCAGGAAATGCAGTAGGTCCTGCAACTCCCGCAGATTCTTCAAATCCTAAAAGTATATATAGAATGTCTCACGATAGAGTTGTTAAACAAGGGGGAGATATTAACGAAAATTTCTACAATGCACAAGGACAACAATTGCAAAGACAACCTGATGGTACTGTTTCAGGATCTCCCACCAAACTAATATATACAACTGTAGGAAACCACCCTTTTCATACTGTTCCTAAACAAAAATAAGAGCAATGAAATATATAATTTTAATACTATCGGTCATTCTGTTTTTGTCTTGTAAATCTTTGAATAACCAAAAACAAATAGAATATAAGATTTATAAAATAGAAAAACTCAACTCCTATTATCTTATATATTGCGAGAAAGACGGAGAGAAATATAAAATTGTTTCAAAAGAAGCAAATGATAAAAAGGTTAAAACATGTAAAAAAATAAAGATTGGAGAATCTTATAATTTAAAACTTGTAAACTATCCTGATTATTCTAAAAATGAAAATCCATTAACAGGTTTTAGTCCGCTTGTTAACTGTTTTACATTTGATAGTAACACTAATATATGTAAAGAACCAGGAGTAAATGGCTTATATACTGCAAAAAACCTTACAGGTTTATATTATATAAAATAATGAAAATATTTAATAAACCAAAGCTCCCGCCAACGGCGGGAGCTTTGGTTTATATAGCAAGAGCCCCGCTGCGCAAAGTTTGTAACTTTGACAGCTTCTTAATACCAAACGTGGAGTAAAGCTTAGAAAACAAAGATGCCACGATGTAGAACCTGTTTTTGCTCAGATCAAACATAACAAAGGATTTAAAAGATTTATGCTTAGAGGACAAAATAAAGTCGAAATAGAAACCGGCTTGATTGCTATTGCGCATAATCTTAGAAAATTGGCTCTGGCAGGATAAAAAACTCCTTCCTTTGCTATCTTTAATTATTTTAGAGTAACTATTTACTGGTTTTTAAATTTTCATACTTAATTTCAGCCTCTTTATCTTGTGGCTCTCTCTTTAAATAAATTTTCAAAGATTCAATGGCTTTTTCCGTTTGATGAGATAATCTATAAGCTTCACTCAAGTTGTAATAAGGTGTGGCAGAATCAGGAAACTGAGTAGTACCCATTTGAAACAGATTAATTGCCTGAATATATTTTTTTTCGAAGAGGAACTTTTGCCCGTATCTTTCTATTAAATTCT
Proteins encoded in this region:
- a CDS encoding helix-turn-helix domain-containing protein, with protein sequence MRNGVSAHLGIGNSNYNKLENGHRELSVEELLKLSKLFNLTTDQILNYENIIPEEITIEDKPDFEKLHLINQLDEDDRSMIFKMGDKMLTIKKFKDFFNKNVAAL
- a CDS encoding RHS repeat-associated core domain-containing protein; the protein is MVDDLEYKYTGNRLNQVIESAMNDTGYEGGNNIIDYDANGNMTNMNDKNINSIGYNYLNLSHQFSISQKLLGWTYNTNISHLYRADGTKLRTTKYNAREGDIGKTTMIDYLDGFQYRYYDNGLIGGPVLLDKTSFAYEEQAYKSTQDALIPGSISWKLDFVPTAEGFYSFTENRYIYQYKDHLGNTRVSFAKNSAGVLEVTDTNNYYPFGLNHIGGIKGQLGSYKNYKYNGKELQETGMYDYGARVYMPDLGRWGVVDPLAEKMTRHSPYNYAFNNPLRFIDPDGREAKDIFKWDNLGKLTKVADSNTDVIYAENQFEKDGKTLKTDAKGVEVGEKGYVEANRQEISLSEKFTDRQGKSSNTLTTLSFYNNQEKATEVAEYMYSNGTNEFSNSTYTSSKGGFSVVSTLGLPSKTFVDPKQYMKNFNINGDSFYSSKLTSHDHNHPSNYLPSGYMFNMRDNKYIPRRSDVEGARGKMDYHNTIDPDFKDVKFRTYLKGKYMNYNSTTAYYD